From the Theropithecus gelada isolate Dixy chromosome 16, Tgel_1.0, whole genome shotgun sequence genome, the window NNNNNNNNNNNNNNNNNNNNNNNNNNNNNNNNNNNNNNNNNNNNNNNNNNNNNNNNNNNNNNNNNNNNNNNNNNNNNNNNNNNNNNNNNNNNNNNNNNNNNNNNNNNNNNNNNNNNNNNNNNNNNNNNNNNNNNNNNNNNNNNNNNNNNNNNNNNNNNNNNNNNNNNNNNNNNNNNNNNNNNNNNNNNNNNNNNNNNNNNNNNNNNNNNNNNNNNNNNNNNNNNNNNNNNNNNNNNNNNNNNNNNNNNNNNNNNNNNNNNNNNNNNNNNNNNNNNNNNNNNNNNNNNNNNNNNNNNNNNNNNNNNNNNNNNNNNNNNNNNNNNNNNNNNNNNNNNNNNNNNNNNNNNNNNNNNNNNNNNNNNNNNNNNNNNNNNNNNNNNNNNNNNNNNNNNNNNNNNNNNNNNNNNNNNNNNNNNNNNNNNNNNNNNNNNNNNNNNNNNNNNNNNNNNNNNNNNNNNNNNNNNNNNNNNNNNNNNNNNNNNNNNNNNNNNNNNNNNNNNNNNNNNNNNNNNNNNNNNNNNNNNNNNNNNNNNNNNNNNNNNNNNNNNNNNNNNNNNNNNNNNNNNNNNNNNNNNNNNNNNNNNNNNNNNNNNNNNNNNNNNNNNNNNNNNNNNNNNNNNNNNNNNNNNNNNNNNNNNNNNNNNNNNNNNNNNNNNNNNNNNNNNNNNNNNNNNNNNNNNNNNNNNNNNNNNNNNNNNNNNNNNNNNNNNNNNNNNNNNNNNNNNNNNNNNNNNNNNNNNNNNNNNNNNNNNNNNNNNNNNNNNNNNNNNNNNNNNNNNNNNNNNNNNNNNNNNNNNNNNNNNNNNNNNNNNNNNNNNNNNNNNNNNNNNNNNNNNNNNNNNNNNNNNNNNNNNNNNNNNNNNNNNNNNNNNNNNNNNNNNNNNNNNNNNNNNNNNNNNNNNNNNNNNNNNNNNNNNNNNNNNNNNNNNNNNNNNNNNNNNNNNNNNNNNNNNNNNNNNNNNNNNNNNNNNNNNNNNNNNNNNNNNNNNNNNNNNNNNNNNNNNNNNNNNNNNNNNNNNNNNNNNNNNNNNNNNNNNNNNNNNNNNNNNNNNNNNNNNNNNNNNNNNNNNNNNNNNNNNNNNNNNNNNNNNNNNNNNNNNNNNNNNNNNNNNNNNNNNNNNNNNNNNNNNNNNNNNNNNNNNNNNNNNNNNNNNNNNNNNNNNNNNNNNNNNNNNNNNNNNNNNNNNNNNNNNNNNNNNNNNNNNNNNNNNNNNNNNNNNNNNNNNNNNNNNNNNNNNNNNNNNNNNNNNNNNNNNNNNNNNNNNNNNNNNNNNNNNNNNNNNNNNNNNNNNNNNNNNNNNNNNNNNNNNNNNNNNNNNNNNNNNNNNNNNNNNNNNNNNNNNNNNNNNNNNNNNNNNNNNNNNNNNNNNNNNNNNNNNNNNNNNNNNNNNNNNNNNNNNNNNNNNNNNNNNNNNNNNNNNNNNNNNNNNNNNNNNNNNNNNNNNNNNNNNNNNNNNNNNNNNNNNNNNNNNNNNNNNNNNNNNNNNNNNNNNNNNNNNNNNNNNNNNNNNNNNNNNNNNNNNNNNNNNNNNNNNNNNNNNNNNNNNNNNNNNNNNNNNNNNNNNNNNNNNNNNNNNNNNNNNNNNNNNNNNNNNNNNNNNNNNNNNNNNNNNNNNNNNNNNNNNNNNNNNNNNNNNNNNNNNNNNNNNNNNNNNNNNNNNNNNNNNNNNNNNNNNNNNNNNNNNNNNNNNNNNNNNNNNNNNNNNNNNNNNNNNNNNNNNNNNNNNNNNNNNNNNNNNNNNNNNNNNNNNNNNNNNNNNNNNNNNNNNNNNNNNNNNNNNNNNNNNNNNNNNNNNNNNNNNNNNNNNNNNNNNNNNNNNNNNNNNNNNNNNNNNNNNNNNNNNNNNNNNNNNNNNNNNNNNNNNNNNNNNNNNNNNNNNNNNNNNNNNNNNNNNNNNNNNNNNNNNNNNNNNNNNNNNNNNNNNNNNNNNNNNNNNNNNNNNNNNNNNNNNNNNNNNNNNNNNNNNNNNNNNNNNNNNNNNNNNNNNNNNNNNNNNNNNNNNNNNNNNNNNNNNNNNNNNNNNNNNNNNNNNNNNNNNNNNNNNNNNNNNNNNNNNNNNNNNNNNNNNNNNNNNNNNNNNNNNNNNNNNNNNNNNNNNNNNNNNNNNNNNNNNNNNNNNNNNNNNNNNNNNNNNNNNNNNNNNNNNNNNNNNNNNNNNNNNNNNNNNNNNNNNNNNNNNNNNNNNNNNNNNNNNNNNNNNNNNNNNNNNNNNNNNNNNNNNNNNNNNNNNNNNNNNNNNNNNNNNNNNNNNNNNNNNNNNNNNNNNNNNNNNNNNNNNNNNNNNNNNNNNNNNNNNNNNNNNNNNNNNNNNNNNNNNNNNNNNNNNNNNNNNNNNNNNNNNtcatttcttcttttttttttttttatttttttttagacagttgctttgtcacccaggttcgagtacagtggtgcagtcttggctcactgcaacctccacttcccaggttcaagcagttctcctgcctcagcctcccaagtagctgggattacaggtgtgtgccaccacgcccggctaatttttgtgtttttagtagagatgaggtttcactatgttggccaggctggtcttaaactcctggcctcaggtgatctgtccgcttcagcctcccaaaatgctgggattacaggtgtgaggcattgCCCCTGgctctgaatttttaaatctaatttagcATTGGAACCTAGTGTCACAGGGATGGGTGTTAACACATGTACTTGAATAGAAAAATTTcagggctaggcatggtgactcaagcctgtaatcccagccctttgggaggccaaggtgggagaattgcttgagtctggagtttgagatcagcctgggcaacatggtaaaacctggcctctacaaaaaaaatacaataacagagccaggcgcggtggctcacgcctgtaatcccagcactttgggaggccgaggcgggcggatcacctgaggttgggagttcaagaccacgcttaccaacatggagaaaccccgtctctactaaaaatacaaaattagccgggtatggtggcacatgcctgtaatcccagctgctcaggaggctgaggcaggagacttgcttgaacccaggaggcggaggttgcggtgagccagagatcgcactgttgcactccagcctgggcaacaagagcgaaactccgtctcaaaaaaaaaaccaataacagggcatggtggcatatgcttgtagtcccagctatttgtggGACTGAAgtgatggcttgagcctgggagctccaggctgcagtaagcagagatcacaccactgcactccagcctgggcaacagagaccctgtctcaaaaaacaaaaaaaaataccaacaaaacaaaacaaaaaaatacatatatatacgtatacatatatgtatgtgtgtatatatatttcaaatacataacataaaaacacctttccaggccgggcgcggtggctcaagcctgtaatcccagcactttgggaggccgagacgggcagatcacgaggtcaggagattgagaccatcctggctaacacagtgaaaccccgtctctactaaaaaatgcaaaaaactagccgggcgaggtggtgggcgcctgtagtcccagctactcgggaggctgaggcaggagaatggcgtaaacccaggaggcggagcttgcagtgagctgagatccggccactgcactccagcctgggtgacaaagcaagactccgtctcaaaaaaaaNNNNNNNNNNNNNNNNNNNNNNNNNNNNNNNNNNNNNNNNNNNNNNNNNNNNNNNNNNNNNNNNNNNNNNNNNNNNNNNNNNNNNNNNNNNNNNNNNNNNaaaaaaaaaaaaaaaaaaaaaaacacctttccaAAAAATATTAGATTGACAATgatgtattaaaataaacaatattctaATTTTCCCAGTCCTTTCTGAGTATATCAGTAAATATGGTGTCTCTTAAGTTAAAGTGTAATTACTTTTAATTGATAGTCATTTGCTAAACCTTGGCAGTCTTTTTGGCATACTGTAAGCAGCCAAcgggttcttcctgcccactgcacaggcagaacagtaaagaaagagtttaattaacaTTAAGGTGAGGTTGGCCTTGTGGGAGAAGTGGAGTTACCAGTCTCCCCAAAGGCTGGAGGTCATGGTTTTtcagtttggtgggcaggggactAGGGGATGGACGCTGCTGATTGACTGGGGATGCAGTCATTAGGGATGTGGAGAACAGTCCTCATGAACTGAGTCCACCTCTGGGTGAGGCTGCAGGGCCAACTGAGTCACAAGTCACCAGTCCTGGTGGTGGAAGTCTGGAAAACATCTCCAATGACCAATCTTAgattctacaatagtgatgttatctataggggCAATGGAAGAAGCCACAAATCTTGTGACTTCTGGCTACATAACTCCTGAATGTCAGGGATTATAGAAATTATGTCAACATGtcagcagaattcaggcccctcccaTAAACTTAATTTTGTGGCCTCTCAATAGTTTTACAAAGGTAGTTTCAGCCCCCTCAATAAGGAGAGGATTAGTTTTAGGGAGGGACTATTATCATCCTGACTTCTaagttaaactgtaaactaaattccttccaCAGTTAGCATGGCCTACCCTAAGAATGAGCAAAGCCAGCCAGCCTGTGAGGCTAgcagcaagatggagtcagccacgTTACAACACCACCcagaaaatgagaaagggaaTACTTCTAATGACTTTTGTAACACAAGTGTTTCAAATTCTtgctttaaacaaaaaattaaagaaaaatcaggccgggcgcagtggctcaagcctgtaatcccagcactttgggaggccgagatgggcggatcacgaggtcaggagatcgagaccatcctggctgacacggtgaaaccctatctctactaaaaaatacaaaaaaactagccgggcgaggtggcgggcacctgtagtcccagctactcgggaggctgaggcaggagaatgtcctgaacccaggaggcggagcttgcagtgagccaagatcacgccactgcactccagcctgggcggcagagcgagactctgtctcaaaaaaaaaaaaaaaaaaagaaaaatcaaatcaagttGTCAATTGAGAGATTATCACTATGTGACTTTTTTGCAGAtatctcaaaaaatatgaaaatgagtgACAATTTTGTCATCTATTTTTACATGTGAACGAAGTTTCTCAGCACACTcataaaaacataaaggaaatagAATTTATTGCGAAACCTTGTATAATTCTATCATTAAATAATGTTCATTCCCAGATAAAtgctttttttgacagagtcttgctctgtcgcccagactggagtgcaatggtgccatctcagcttactacaacctccatctcctgggttccagccattctcctgcctcagcctccggagtagctgggacctcaggccaccatgcccagctaatttttgtattttttggtagaggcagggtttcaccaggttggccaggctggtttcaaactgctgacctcaagtgatccgctcgccttggcctctcaaagtgttgggattacagatttgagccactgtgcctgggcatAAAAGCATTTTTGAAAGAAACGAGCCCATCTGTCTTATTAATAGCTATCATTCCAATAAAATGTTTACtctctttaaaagttatttatagccgggcgcggtggctcaagcctgtaatcccagcactttgggaggccgagagaggcggatcactaggtcaggagatcgagaccatcctggctaacgcggtgaaaccccatctctactaaaaaaatacaaaaaactagccgggcgtggtggcaggcgcctgtagtcccagctactcgggaggctgaggcgggagaatggcgtaaacccgtgaggcggagcttgcagtgagctgagatccggccactgcactccagcgtgggcgacagagcgagactccgtctcaaaaaaaaaaaaaaaagttatttatataaattgcagcatagttttcttttgtttgactGCTAATAGTAATTATATTGATAATTCAATCCAGGGGAAAAAATTTAACGAGAGGCTGTTTGTCATAGGAAGTTAAAAAGAATTAGAAgtttaatacatatacatacttttGTTGCAGAGAAGTGATAAGAACACTTTCATGCATGAAATATATTGCTTTGGAATGTAAttctgtggagaaaatggaatggaaatacaagttcagaaagataaaagaatgacaacatttctttgtgttttttttgagacagagtctcgccctgttgcccaggttggagtgtattggcgccatcttggctcatggcaacttccggctcctggcttcaaacaattctcctgcctcagtctcctgaatagctgagattacaggtgcccgcaaccatgcccagctaattttttttttttttttttttgtatttttagaactcctgacctcatgatctgcctgcctcggcctcccaaagtcctgtgattacgggcgtgagccaccgcacccggccaaaaatgacaaaatttctgatgtaggctgggtgcgatggctcacgcctgtaatcctagtacttgggaggatgaggtgggtggaccacctgaggtcaggagttcgagacaagcctggccaacatggagaaaccccatcaacatggggaaaccccatctctactaaaaatacaaaattagccaggcatggtggtgagtgcctgtaatcccagctactccggagactgaggcaggagaatggtttgaacctgtgtggtggaggttgcagtgagacaagattgcgccactccactccactccagcctgggcaacaaagtgagactccatctcaaaaaaaaaaaaaaaaaaaaaaaaaaatctggtgtaAATGAAGAATTTGCTAATATATTTTTACTACCAGTGCTGACcactctcccccttccccctttctTATAACCATTGCATGATTTTGCATAAAACTTTTAGGGAGTGTccaagaaaaaaagtttgaaaactacgGGTTAACCCACTCTTTACAGGAACTTGGCTGTGAAATGGAAAAGAGGACAGCTGGCTCCAGGGAGGCTTAGGTGaaaggtgattttattttctgttttaatttttatttttttgagactatgTCTAGCTccttcctcaggctggagtgaagtggtgcgatcacagctaaccacagtcttgacctcctgagctctcATGgctctcactacagcctccacctccccagcacaagcaatcctcccacctcagtcccctgagtagctgggaccacaggcctgcaccaccatgtctgggtaatttttgtatatatatatttttttgtagagacagggttttaccatgttgttcaggcaggtctcgaactcctgagctcaggcaatccacctgcctcagcctcccaaagtgctgggattacaggcacgagccaccacgccccaccagtgattttattttttaagttggaaGATCTGAGCATGTTTAATTGTTTAGTATCATGCCcgttttacagaaaaaaaagagaggctcTTAGAAGCTACAATGTTACTTCAATGCGGAGACTCTGGAACAAGATCCAGGTCAGGACAGGCTAGGTTATGCTGCAGCAGCACACGCCCATTAAATCTCAGTAACCTGAATACATCCTAGTTTTCTTCTCCCCTTAGTATGTATCCTAGGGTGCGTCGGCAAGGAGTCTGCTCATCTTAGCCAATCAGTGACCCGGGTCACTGGATGATGGTTTCATCTCCATAGTTGGGGCAGCTGGCAGAAAGCGATACAATGGCTGGCTCAGTCGCCTTTAAAGCTGGTGGGAAGTAACATGTTATTACCTCTGTGTGTTTCAAGTGGGTCAGGGAAGTGCCAGTCCTACCATGTCCCCAGAAAGGGAAAGCACTGGACACGTTGATGAGCAGTGCTGCCTACTCCATGACACTTCCGGTATTGAAAATAACCACAAAcccttattctattttttttttcttttcttttctttttttttttttttgtgagacagagtctccctatgtcgCCCACGCTGgggatgcagtggcgcaatcttggcttactgaaacctccgcctcccaggttcaagtgattatcctgcctcagcctcccgagtagctgggattacaggcatgcgccacgacgcctggcttgctttctttctgttttttctggttttttttttttttttttttgtatttttagtagagagggggttcaccatgttggccaggctggtcttgaactcctgacctcaagtgatccaaagGTCAGCTACAAACTTGTATTATCTGATACCTACTTTGAGCCCAGGCGAGAAAGGAAGGATAAAGTAAAATATGAGACATTGTTAGTTCATTTCAACAGATGGGGAATTGTGGGTTTTAGTCTCTGACGCTTCATTGTTACCATGAGAgcctggaaattctttttttttttttttttttttttttttaacctctttagGTCATCCGGGAGGACGTGGCGCTCTTTTAGCTCTAACATTTTCTGGTTGCAATGCGCTTAGGACTGGGATGCGAAGTGAATGAGTTGGGAGAGAACGCAAGCCCCACAAGTGCCAGGCGTGCCATATCAGGAAAACACTTTCTAGTATTTTGTCCGCGTGTCTATTGGGGAATGCTCTTACATCCCGCAGAGGGCAGTAAGGACACAGCGCGCATTATAACCGCAAGTTTAAAAGTCCAGGGGTCGCTCACTCAACCTTGAATGCAcgtcagaatcacctgagggAGGTTTTATAAAATATCCGTGCTCCACCCAAGACAATGAAATCAGACTCCCTGCGAGCGGGGCCCGAACATCAACATTTTTGAAGACGCTCCCTGTGGCTGTGCATCGGTGATCTTTAATCCCCTGCTACTTGTTAGAGGAGCTGAATGACGCCTCGTGGGCTCATTCTCATAAATGAGCTCCTGAATGCAGTCCTCTCCTCCCAAGAGTTGTCGGTGTTgcatctttttgttgtttatttatttatttattagccaACGTTAGAAGACGTCCAACGGTGCTGCATCTTAATGGGGGGACATACAGCTAAAGAGAATCTTGGAGACATCCGCGGGTTCCCAGTGGCTCGCGGCAAGTTGGTTTCCCAGGGCAAGAGGCCGCCACTTAAGATCAGCTCTGCCTTTCGAGCTGGGCAGTGGAGGCTCTAAGTCCGCTTTCAGCAGGACTGGAGGAAGGAGACTGGGTGGCCccaaggaaggaggggaaaaggctactgagaagaggaggagggaaaagggaagaggcAGGGCGAGGGAGGAGCCTGAGGAGACGCGGTCGCGGGCGGACTCGGCTCAACCCTGACATCTGCGCCCCGGCCGCCTGGTCGCCATGGCGGGCTTGGGCAAGGGCCCGGGCTCCGCTGTCCCCGTATGGCTAGCCGAGGACGACCTGGGCTGCATCATCTGCCAGGAGCTGCTGGACTGGCCCGCCACGCTGCCCTGCGGCCACAGCTTCTGCCGCCGCTGCCTGGAGGGCCTGTGGGGCGCGCGCGGCGCCGGGCGCCGCTGGGCCTGCCCCACCTGCCGGGAGGGCGCCGCGCAGCAGCCTCGGCTGCGGAAGAACACGCTACTGCAGGACCTGGCCGACAAGTACCGCCGCGCCGCAAGCGAGCTGGAGGCGGGCTCCGACTCTGCAGCTTGCCCCGGCCCCGGCTCCAGTCCCGGCTCCAGCCTGACCCCCAGGCCCCCGCGCCGCCCGGCACTGCAGCGGGTAGGGAGGCCGGTCCCGCAGCTGCCCTCGCGCCCCCCGGCTGCCCGCAGCCTGCCCTCTTCCCCTGTGGCTCGAATCCCTTTCCTCAGCCGTTCTACTTTTACGTTCCTTTTCTCAGTCTAAAAGTCGACTCCCGCTTTTGGGAGGAACTTTGGAAAGTTCATAAAAGTATGAAGAAGCgggaaaaaaacaaattcccCATCTCCCGAAAGCCTGTCAACCTAGCTGCTACACGCCTTGGCATATTTCAACTTCTTCCTAATCGATCTTCGGTCTCTTTCTCTGACAGTTGTAAAATTGTGGTAAGATGTATATAACATTAAAACTTGTAATtttaaccttctttttttttttttttgagacagaatctcgctctgtctggatggagtgtagtggcgtgatcgtctcactgcaacctccgcctccgaggttcaagcgattctcctgcctcagcttcccgagtagctggtactacgggcgtgagccatcacgcctggctaatttttgtatttttagtagagacggagtttcaccgtgttggccaggctggtctcgaactcctgacctcaggtgatccacccgcctcggcctcccaaagtgctgggattacaggcgtgagccacagcgtccagcctcattttaaccattttaaagtgtacaattcagtgacagATACATTTCCTGTTGTGCAACTATCCCTGCTGTTTTCAGAACTCTTTAATCATCATAAACAGAAACTGTACTCATTAAGCAGTAACTCCTTATTTCCCCTCCCGCTAGCCCCTGCTCACATCTAagctactttctg encodes:
- the RNF135 gene encoding E3 ubiquitin-protein ligase RNF135 isoform X3, with amino-acid sequence MAGLGKGPGSAVPVWLAEDDLGCIICQELLDWPATLPCGHSFCRRCLEGLWGARGAGRRWACPTCREGAAQQPRLRKNTLLQDLADKYRRAASELEAGSDSAACPGPGSSPGSSLTPRPPRRPALQRVAVEKSITEVGQELTELVEHLVDIVRSLQNQRPLSESGPDNELSILGKENSRKPHLPPHAHCLTRATLHSRELLSLLSGPSIQPLT